In Acyrthosiphon pisum isolate AL4f unplaced genomic scaffold, pea_aphid_22Mar2018_4r6ur Scaffold_18812;HRSCAF=19494, whole genome shotgun sequence, the sequence attaaatatattaaatatattttataggttattGTTTACTTTGTGTCTTCTTCCCATCATACAAAACACCATCTTTTGTAGTAGTATTGGAGGAAGTTTTAAACGAATGGAAGTAGCAATACAAAatgatgaaattaatataaatgattgcaaatattttaactccagtaaatgcatttttgaaaataattcaagTCAAACAATGAGTTGCGTTACTATAAACTATCTTGCGTCACTTGACTATAAATTAGTAAGTAGAAAACAAGGAGTTTATCATAAACCGTTTAAGagctaaatattttcattgagtTTTATAATGAGCCAATAATGTTCCAGTAGAATAAATAGGTTCATTTTTAGACAATTAAATAATGATCATAACTGTGTTTCAAATAATTGGGCAGGTAGTTTAAAGTGTCAATTGCATacttaccaattatttatttaggttgaAGTCAAAGATCGTTATACTGGTGAAATGCTCGTGAACAATAGCAAATTTTTagcatttatacattttccaaaGAGCTATACCCAAGACTTGATCATGTTTATTGACCGTCGTAAAGAATATGGTATGCAATCGCTGGCGTACATGTATTTTGCCAAACATagtatgtaaatacaattttagtatttttatttttgtttacaatgtattttattgttggttatattatacattacctttttgtaattttagatatgttgtttaaaaatcaaatattgatgGATGTAAAAAATGCAATCCATTATCTAATGCAGACAACTTTATATAGTTGTTCCAATAATCCACAAATAGCTACTTTGCCCATGGTAAGATTGACCATtagcttaaaattttaaatgtactcATACAATTACCTAATCATTTTGTAAGATACGTGGCCACAATAGCcacatagttacatattattcagctgattaaaatgtaatggaatctattgtttattacataatattaaagcaCGGTATACACACATGGAATTTCTAaagtcaaaaaaataacaatttgttttactgagtatttgaaaaaaacccaataaaaatcgaatcgttttaatataatataatgaaaaaagacaatttatatttaattgtttttttattcttggTACCGCTTCAAAAACTTAGGtcttacacaatattaaaaattaataagagATATATGGTTGAATATAAAAGATTTCTAAATTAAGTTGTACCTGAGTACCTATCGATAAGTTTGATAAATGAGATAGATTTGTTGATGTTGTCATCGATTGGGCTGAGGGCTTCAAAGAGATTGTCAGGCATTCCTGGGATTTTTCTAGTATCCATAGACAGTAGATACAAAGAAGGTGCTTAACTGTAAGAGATTCTCCACAGGTTTGGCACAGTGTTGGTTTTTCACTACGCGTAAGATGACATGGAATTATACGCACCTAgtctgttaataattatttcatcttTTCGACGTGATGAATAAGGTTTAGGTCAGTATTTGGTAGTATTTTGGATTTCTCTGAGTTTGTACGATAAGTGCTAACATTCCTATGGATGTCAATTAAGTGAGTAGAAGGTGCGTATTTCCGTCCTATGGttatttactgttattttgtCAGCTTTTTCATTGCCATGAATTCTACAATGGCCTGGTATCCACTGTCCATATAAACCATATGTTCTTGTTAGGCGTTAACTTTTGAAATTATGTTACTTATttgctatatactatattaccttATGTTACTGTTAGGGTGGTCGAGTGCAAGTTATACTTAATTTAGTTAACAGCGCTTAGCGAATCTGTACAAATGTCAATTTAATGGCTACGTGGACTCCCTCAAGGAGTGCAATGTATTCCGCTGTATTAGCTAGTTTGTAAGATGAGGAAATTATGTCATggtcataatttatgatagcAACACCTGAGTTGGTTTGGAAGCAATTGTATAGATTTGTGAGTTGAGCGGTGAAAAGACCAACATTTCGTtgaataagtttttatatatatagtatatttcgtttctttttttctatatgCTAGACTGGTGTACCAAAGGAGGCACCACACTATTATCTCGTTAGTTAATTCgatttgatataaaatgtattactgtggtaatacaataaaagaaaaaatcacgtaaaataaattattcatgtcaacatatttgattttgatatgtTATTGTTACTTTAAGTTTAAAGTGTATCTTcgtaattattagtaattgtaAACAAAGAACGATTTTGAGCAGATTTCAGTACTTATaccaaaatgattattttt encodes:
- the LOC100570197 gene encoding uncharacterized protein LOC100570197, which codes for MEVAIQNDEININDCKYFNSSKCIFENNSSQTMSCVTINYLASLDYKLVEVKDRYTGEMLVNNSKFLAFIHFPKSYTQDLIMFIDRRKEYGMQSLAYMYFAKHNMLFKNQILMDVKNAIHYLMQTTLYSCSNNPQIATLPMVRLTISLKF